One part of the Bacillus sp. FJAT-45350 genome encodes these proteins:
- a CDS encoding LysM peptidoglycan-binding domain-containing protein, translating to MNFTHYKLEKLHDGYEIILFLDTHSVEFATEFEEIKEDAQSIETKAKNYIDEKFPNFKLLGAKVMAGTVLVTSLAFVNTESKTHAAEPRTKQQAVQNTYIVSSGDTLWILANRFGTSVEHLRSINNLTGDTLYVGQSLRIQGDTQRTTSSYRVRQGDTLFLIANRHGTTVANIKRMNNLTSDMIHVGQVLQLSPQQRTGTTHSQTSHYRVVAGDTLSQIANKYGTTVNALMSANNLSSSNILIGQTLLIPGTAQRTATGISEEEVEWLAKMIHAEARGESLRGQIAVGAVILNRMNHRDFPNTIRGVIFEKSHDHYQFSPAGSGIIHSSVPDRNNREAARRALNGEDPTNGSLYFYNPAKTNDQWVRSRTVSVVIENHVFAH from the coding sequence ATGAATTTTACTCACTATAAACTAGAGAAATTACATGATGGATATGAAATCATTTTATTTTTAGATACCCATTCGGTTGAATTTGCTACAGAATTTGAGGAAATAAAAGAAGATGCACAATCTATTGAGACAAAAGCCAAGAATTATATTGATGAGAAATTTCCAAACTTTAAATTGCTTGGTGCAAAGGTTATGGCAGGTACAGTGTTAGTCACTTCATTAGCTTTTGTAAATACAGAATCTAAAACACATGCCGCTGAACCACGTACAAAACAACAAGCAGTACAAAATACGTACATAGTTTCTTCAGGTGATACATTATGGATTTTAGCCAATCGATTTGGTACATCAGTAGAGCATTTAAGAAGTATTAACAATTTAACTGGTGATACATTATATGTAGGTCAGTCGTTGAGAATTCAAGGCGATACTCAAAGAACTACAAGTTCTTACAGAGTCCGGCAAGGTGATACTCTTTTCCTAATAGCGAATCGACATGGAACAACGGTAGCAAATATTAAAAGAATGAACAATCTCACTTCAGATATGATACATGTTGGACAGGTACTGCAATTGTCTCCTCAACAACGCACTGGGACTACTCACAGTCAAACATCACATTACCGAGTCGTTGCAGGAGACACCTTATCACAAATTGCCAATAAATATGGTACAACTGTCAATGCTCTTATGAGCGCTAATAATCTCTCTTCTTCAAACATATTAATTGGACAAACTTTATTAATTCCAGGTACAGCACAACGTACAGCAACAGGAATAAGCGAAGAAGAAGTTGAATGGCTAGCAAAAATGATTCACGCAGAAGCTAGAGGAGAGTCCCTTAGAGGACAAATTGCAGTAGGAGCAGTAATCCTAAATCGAATGAACCATCGTGACTTTCCTAATACGATAAGAGGGGTTATATTCGAAAAAAGCCACGATCATTATCAATTTAGTCCAGCAGGTAGTGGCATCATTCACTCATCAGTTCCTGATAGAAATAACAGAGAGGCAGCTAGACGAGCCTTAAACGGAGAAGACCCTACTAATGGTTCTCTTTACTTCTACAATCCAGCCAAAACAAACGACCAATGGGTAAGAAGTCGAACGGTCTCAGTTGTTATTGAAAACCATGTGTTTGCGCATTAA
- a CDS encoding methyl-accepting chemotaxis protein — protein sequence MVKKIQELLYKIDNVSSTVKDSSDTLIRSSSETKEASQQVAVTISELAQGTTDIADSVTNTTSRMNTMIDTVKKISNYTNEVIDTSTNSKSSAEKGLQSAQYALEKMNDVDMTVKETSVTIGRLDNQSKEIGHIIGMITSIAEQTNLLALNASIEAARAGEHGKGFAVVADEVRKLASETSESADKISRLIKDTQTESQRAVNSIQKGEGVVKEGTETVQKASQAFTEIAAYVDEVLERNKSIFESVQDLERIGEEIGRNMESISAVTQQASAGAEEVSATTDQQASSANQIANDAQNLAKLAVELREVMTMFKTGK from the coding sequence ATGGTAAAGAAGATACAAGAATTACTTTATAAAATAGACAATGTTAGTTCTACTGTCAAAGATTCATCAGATACCCTTATACGTTCTAGCTCTGAAACGAAGGAGGCATCCCAGCAAGTAGCTGTTACGATATCAGAATTAGCTCAAGGTACAACAGATATTGCTGATTCAGTAACAAACACAACTAGTCGAATGAATACAATGATTGATACAGTAAAGAAAATATCAAATTACACTAATGAAGTTATCGACACATCTACAAATAGTAAAAGCTCAGCTGAAAAAGGACTACAATCCGCTCAGTATGCATTAGAGAAGATGAATGATGTGGATATGACAGTAAAAGAAACATCAGTTACAATTGGTCGATTGGATAACCAATCAAAAGAAATAGGACATATCATTGGGATGATTACAAGTATTGCAGAACAAACAAACCTTCTTGCATTAAACGCTTCAATTGAAGCAGCTAGAGCAGGGGAGCACGGAAAGGGATTTGCAGTTGTAGCAGATGAGGTCCGAAAATTAGCTAGTGAGACAAGTGAGTCAGCTGATAAGATTTCTAGGCTCATCAAGGATACCCAGACAGAAAGTCAACGTGCTGTAAACTCAATCCAAAAAGGAGAAGGTGTTGTAAAGGAAGGGACTGAGACTGTACAAAAAGCAAGTCAAGCCTTTACAGAAATTGCAGCTTATGTGGATGAGGTATTAGAAAGGAACAAATCAATCTTCGAGTCTGTACAGGATTTAGAAAGAATCGGCGAAGAAATCGGTAGGAATATGGAAAGTATTTCAGCTGTCACACAGCAAGCTTCAGCAGGTGCAGAAGAAGTAAGTGCAACTACAGACCAGCAAGCATCATCCGCTAACCAAATTGCGAATGACGCTCAAAACCTAGCAAAGCTAGCTGTAGAATTAAGAGAAGTAATGACGATGTTTAAAACGGGAAAATAG
- a CDS encoding glutathione peroxidase, which produces MSVHQFTVEKINGEEVSLSNYEGKVMLIVNTATKCGLAPQFKELQKLYEEYGEIGFVVLGFPSNQFLNQEPGTDEEVSQVCELNFGVTFPLFKKSEVKGPNAHPLFKHLTKEKKGLFSSEIKWNFTKFLVDKKGNVIKRYAPATKPGKIESDIKGLLEA; this is translated from the coding sequence ATGTCAGTACATCAATTTACAGTAGAAAAGATTAATGGTGAAGAAGTGTCTTTATCAAACTATGAAGGTAAGGTAATGTTAATTGTTAATACAGCAACCAAGTGTGGATTGGCTCCTCAATTTAAAGAACTACAGAAACTCTATGAGGAATATGGAGAAATTGGCTTTGTTGTACTAGGTTTCCCTAGCAATCAGTTTCTGAATCAAGAACCTGGGACAGATGAAGAGGTTTCACAAGTTTGTGAGCTGAACTTTGGTGTTACATTTCCGCTTTTTAAAAAGAGTGAAGTAAAGGGACCTAATGCTCATCCTCTTTTTAAGCATCTAACAAAAGAAAAAAAGGGACTATTTTCATCAGAAATCAAATGGAATTTCACTAAATTTTTAGTCGATAAAAAGGGAAACGTTATAAAGCGATATGCACCTGCAACGAAACCAGGTAAAATTGAATCGGATATAAAAGGTTTACTGGAGGCGTAA
- the queD gene encoding 6-carboxytetrahydropterin synthase QueD, producing the protein MLQQFYPQVPHPYRFELNKDFHFAAAHFIPHDAAGKCKNVHGHTYFVNITVAGNVLNDSGFLVNFQILKELVHKRYDHSLLNDHNEDYNDRDPDYFPTTEVVARTIWENIQKYLDNTDNKPKCIQVIVRETPTSYVIYRPQDILSK; encoded by the coding sequence ATGTTGCAACAATTTTATCCGCAAGTACCTCACCCATATAGATTTGAGCTTAATAAAGATTTTCATTTTGCAGCAGCTCACTTTATTCCACATGATGCAGCTGGTAAATGCAAAAATGTCCATGGCCACACGTATTTCGTTAATATAACTGTTGCCGGGAATGTACTGAATGATAGTGGATTTCTAGTAAATTTTCAAATATTAAAGGAATTGGTTCATAAGCGTTATGACCACAGTTTATTGAATGACCACAATGAAGACTATAATGATAGAGACCCAGATTATTTTCCGACAACAGAGGTTGTAGCAAGAACGATCTGGGAAAATATTCAGAAGTACTTAGACAACACAGATAATAAACCGAAGTGTATACAAGTAATCGTGAGAGAAACACCTACTAGCTATGTGATTTATCGCCCTCAGGATATACTGTCAAAATAA
- the treP gene encoding PTS system trehalose-specific EIIBC component, with protein MADVNRQVVEQIVEAIGGKDNISTATHCVTRLRFVLHDESKVNKEALENLDIVRGTFSTNGQYQVIIGQGLVDKVYKEMVNITGIGEATKEETKDAAAKKMNPLQRAIKTLADIFIPILPAIVTAGLLMGINNILTGPGIFYDEQSIVDVHQQWADFASIINLIANTAFVFLPGLIGWSAVKKFGGNPLLGIVLGLMLVHPDLLNAWAYGAAKEAGEVPYWNLFGLDIAMIGYQGQVLPILFAAYILAKLEIFLRKRIPDAFQLLLVAPIALLVTGFLSFIVIGPVTFAIGNGITALFVGIFDNFAALGGLLYGAIYAPLVITGMHHTFLAVDIQLIGTTGATFLWPILALSNIAQGSAALAMMFATKDEKLKGLSFTSSVSAYLGITEPAMFGVNLRFKYPFICAIIGSAIAAVVITVNKVLAMSIGVGGLPGIFSIVPDKWLPFFFGMLIAIIVPFVLTYTVAKIKKQA; from the coding sequence ATGGCAGACGTGAATAGACAAGTTGTAGAACAAATCGTAGAAGCGATTGGTGGGAAAGATAATATTTCTACAGCTACACACTGTGTCACACGTTTACGATTCGTGTTACATGATGAATCTAAAGTAAACAAGGAAGCACTAGAAAATCTTGACATTGTAAGGGGTACCTTTAGTACGAATGGTCAATATCAGGTCATTATTGGGCAAGGTCTTGTAGATAAGGTATACAAGGAAATGGTCAATATAACAGGTATTGGTGAAGCAACGAAAGAAGAAACAAAAGATGCAGCCGCAAAGAAAATGAATCCTTTACAGCGTGCAATTAAAACGCTTGCTGATATTTTCATTCCTATTTTACCAGCGATTGTTACTGCTGGTTTACTAATGGGTATCAATAATATCTTAACAGGGCCTGGAATCTTTTATGATGAACAATCAATCGTTGATGTCCATCAGCAGTGGGCTGACTTTGCTAGTATTATCAACTTAATTGCCAATACCGCATTTGTATTTTTACCTGGTTTGATTGGTTGGTCAGCTGTTAAAAAATTCGGTGGAAATCCATTGCTCGGGATTGTATTAGGTCTTATGTTAGTTCATCCAGATTTATTAAATGCTTGGGCTTATGGTGCTGCGAAAGAAGCGGGAGAAGTGCCTTATTGGAACTTATTTGGTTTAGATATTGCCATGATCGGTTATCAAGGACAAGTTTTACCGATTTTATTTGCAGCGTATATCTTAGCAAAATTAGAGATTTTCTTACGTAAGCGGATACCTGATGCATTTCAATTATTGCTCGTTGCCCCTATTGCTTTATTAGTTACTGGTTTCTTATCATTTATCGTGATTGGACCTGTTACATTTGCAATTGGTAATGGTATAACAGCTTTATTTGTTGGTATTTTTGATAATTTTGCAGCATTAGGCGGTTTATTATATGGAGCAATTTATGCGCCCTTAGTTATTACAGGGATGCATCATACATTCCTAGCAGTCGATATTCAGTTAATTGGAACAACCGGAGCAACATTTTTATGGCCAATCTTAGCATTATCAAATATAGCACAAGGTTCTGCTGCCCTTGCGATGATGTTCGCTACGAAGGATGAGAAATTGAAAGGGTTGTCTTTCACTTCATCCGTGTCAGCTTATCTAGGGATTACTGAACCAGCAATGTTCGGGGTCAATTTGAGATTTAAATACCCGTTTATATGTGCAATTATTGGTTCAGCAATTGCCGCTGTTGTGATTACAGTAAATAAAGTATTAGCAATGTCTATTGGTGTAGGTGGACTACCAGGTATATTCTCAATAGTACCTGACAAATGGCTACCGTTCTTTTTCGGTATGTTAATTGCAATTATAGTCCCATTTGTACTGACATATACAGTTGCAAAAATTAAAAAGCAAGCATAG
- the treC gene encoding alpha,alpha-phosphotrehalase, translating to MEWWRNAVVYQIYPKSFNDTTGNGVGDLQGIIQKLDYLHELGIDVIWLTPIYRSPQKDNGYDISDYFSIHDEYGTMEDFDRLLEEAHKRNIKVIMDIVVNHTSTEHEWFIKSKESKNNPYRDFYIWKDPVDGKEPSNWISKFGGSAWKYDEKTEQYYLHLFDVTQADLNWENDEVRQKVYDMMHFWFNKGVNGFRLDVINLISKDQQFPNDDGSVAPGDGRKFYTDGPRVHEFMKELNQEVFSKYDVMTVGEMSSTTIDHCIQYTNPENNELSMTFNFHHLKVDYPNGEKWAIGEVDFQSLKDILSTWQVEMHKGGGWNALFWCNHDQPRVVTRYGNDQTFHKESAKMLATTIHMMQGTPYIYQGEEFGMTDPKFDHISEYRDVETLNYYNIMKEKDIPEEEIMEIIKRKSRDNSRTPVQWDNSPQAGFTTGTPWINVASNYPEVNAEAALNDQDSIFYHYKKLNQLRKDLPLVTHGDYKLLLKEHDQIFAYTRTYEEELLLVVNNFFGIGTMFELPVDLVSIIKSGSILLSNYTDSSQMAKEIKLRPYESIVYHIKK from the coding sequence ATGGAATGGTGGAGAAATGCAGTAGTCTATCAAATCTACCCAAAAAGCTTTAATGATACGACAGGGAATGGTGTAGGAGATCTACAAGGAATTATTCAGAAGCTAGATTATTTACATGAGCTTGGAATTGATGTTATTTGGTTAACTCCGATTTATCGCTCACCACAAAAAGATAATGGCTATGATATTAGTGATTACTTTTCTATACATGATGAATATGGAACGATGGAAGATTTTGATCGCCTACTAGAAGAAGCACATAAACGTAACATTAAAGTCATTATGGATATCGTTGTGAATCATACATCTACAGAACATGAGTGGTTCATTAAGTCTAAGGAATCGAAAAACAACCCATATCGTGACTTTTACATCTGGAAGGACCCAGTAGATGGTAAGGAGCCTTCTAACTGGATTTCTAAATTTGGTGGTTCAGCTTGGAAGTATGATGAGAAAACAGAGCAATATTATCTTCATTTATTTGATGTAACACAAGCAGATTTAAATTGGGAAAACGATGAGGTTAGACAAAAGGTATATGATATGATGCACTTTTGGTTCAATAAAGGTGTTAACGGATTCCGCCTTGATGTAATCAACCTTATCTCAAAAGACCAGCAGTTTCCTAATGATGATGGCTCAGTAGCCCCTGGTGATGGACGAAAATTTTACACAGATGGTCCTAGAGTTCATGAATTTATGAAGGAATTGAATCAAGAAGTGTTCTCAAAGTATGATGTAATGACAGTAGGAGAAATGTCTTCTACAACGATCGATCATTGTATCCAGTATACAAACCCAGAAAACAATGAACTAAGTATGACTTTCAACTTTCATCATTTAAAGGTTGACTATCCTAATGGTGAAAAATGGGCAATCGGTGAGGTTGATTTCCAATCATTAAAGGACATCCTATCAACATGGCAAGTAGAAATGCATAAAGGTGGCGGATGGAACGCACTATTCTGGTGTAACCATGACCAACCAAGAGTTGTTACTCGTTATGGAAACGACCAAACTTTCCACAAAGAATCTGCGAAAATGTTAGCAACAACGATTCATATGATGCAAGGAACTCCTTATATTTATCAAGGGGAAGAGTTTGGAATGACTGACCCTAAGTTCGATCACATCTCTGAATATCGTGATGTTGAAACATTAAATTACTATAACATCATGAAAGAAAAAGATATTCCAGAAGAAGAAATTATGGAGATTATCAAACGTAAATCCCGTGACAATTCTAGAACACCAGTACAATGGGACAATTCACCACAAGCGGGTTTTACAACAGGAACACCGTGGATTAATGTTGCTAGTAACTACCCGGAAGTTAATGCGGAGGCTGCATTAAATGACCAAGATTCAATCTTTTATCATTACAAAAAGTTAAATCAGCTTCGTAAGGATTTACCATTAGTCACTCATGGTGATTATAAGCTCTTACTAAAAGAACACGACCAAATTTTTGCTTATACTAGAACATATGAAGAAGAGCTTCTTCTAGTTGTTAATAATTTCTTTGGAATTGGGACGATGTTTGAATTACCAGTTGACTTAGTATCAATTATTAAGAGTGGATCAATCTTATTATCAAACTACACCGACTCTAGCCAGATGGCAAAGGAAATAAAGTTACGTCCCTATGAGTCAATTGTTTATCACATAAAGAAGTAA
- a CDS encoding MarR family winged helix-turn-helix transcriptional regulator: MNSEEILKLENQLCFTIYACSREITKLYKPLLEPLGLTYPQYLAMLVLWEHSEISVKEMGVLLYLDSGTLTPMLKRMEENELIVRKRLSSDERVVIVSLTSKGEKLRESACNIPELLMKKATTDGTDVHTLQSRLQEMLIQVQQITK, from the coding sequence TTGAACTCTGAAGAAATATTAAAGCTAGAGAATCAATTATGTTTTACTATCTATGCTTGCTCAAGAGAAATAACGAAATTATATAAGCCATTACTTGAACCGTTAGGACTAACTTACCCTCAATATTTAGCTATGCTTGTATTATGGGAACACTCTGAAATTTCTGTAAAAGAAATGGGTGTACTGCTTTATTTAGACTCAGGAACGCTAACTCCAATGTTAAAGCGGATGGAGGAGAATGAACTGATTGTACGCAAGCGTTTATCTTCAGACGAACGCGTTGTTATAGTGTCTCTTACAAGTAAAGGTGAGAAGTTAAGAGAGTCTGCATGCAATATTCCAGAACTCTTAATGAAAAAAGCAACTACTGATGGGACAGACGTTCATACGCTACAGAGTCGACTGCAAGAAATGCTTATACAGGTGCAACAAATTACTAAATAA
- the brnQ gene encoding branched-chain amino acid transport system II carrier protein, whose protein sequence is MMREMSTKENIAIGLMMFALFLGAGNLIFPPAMGQAAGVNVWMATVGFLTTGVGLPVLAVIAIARTGGDLQTLASKVNPLFAVAFTLTVYLAIGPFFGIPRTSTVAYEIGVVPFLSEGLLDSGLTLFIYTVIFFGITYMLALNPAKLVGRIGKVLTPILLILIAIFAVKGFLTPMGEIPHALDAYQSAPLFKGFLEGYLTMDTIAALVFGIVVISRITEQGITEKKAIAVATIKAGLIAGLGLSIVYLVLAYLGASSVASIGYLDNGGAILSGVASALFGSTGAIILGLVITFACLTTSIGLVSACGEYFVKLMPSLSYRVVIAILCLFSLTMANMGLSQLIAFSLPILIAIYPIAMVLILLSFIDKIIHSNVYIGAIIGAAIVSIVDGLAIASIEITFLHDLYGYIPLYSEGVGWLVPAVIGGIIGYFIGEKK, encoded by the coding sequence ATCATGAGAGAGATGTCAACAAAGGAAAACATAGCCATTGGTTTAATGATGTTTGCACTGTTTCTTGGGGCAGGAAATTTAATTTTTCCCCCAGCGATGGGGCAAGCTGCAGGTGTGAATGTGTGGATGGCAACGGTTGGATTTTTAACTACTGGTGTAGGGTTACCCGTTCTTGCAGTCATAGCCATTGCTAGAACAGGGGGAGATCTACAAACACTAGCATCTAAGGTCAATCCATTGTTTGCTGTTGCTTTTACATTAACAGTTTACTTAGCAATAGGCCCGTTTTTTGGAATTCCTAGGACGAGTACAGTAGCATACGAAATAGGAGTTGTACCTTTTTTGTCTGAGGGATTGCTTGATTCTGGTTTAACTTTATTTATTTACACGGTTATATTTTTTGGAATTACATACATGTTAGCTCTAAATCCAGCCAAGCTAGTTGGACGGATTGGTAAGGTACTTACCCCGATTTTATTAATTTTAATTGCGATTTTTGCTGTAAAAGGATTTTTAACACCGATGGGTGAAATCCCTCATGCACTTGATGCGTATCAGTCTGCACCGCTATTTAAAGGGTTTCTTGAAGGGTATTTAACGATGGATACGATTGCTGCCTTAGTATTTGGAATCGTTGTTATTTCTAGAATAACTGAACAAGGCATCACGGAAAAGAAAGCGATTGCAGTAGCGACTATAAAAGCTGGTTTGATAGCGGGATTAGGTTTGTCTATTGTTTACCTTGTCCTTGCTTACCTAGGGGCAAGTAGTGTAGCAAGTATAGGATACTTAGATAACGGTGGAGCTATTCTATCTGGAGTTGCATCTGCTTTATTTGGTTCAACTGGTGCGATTATTTTAGGGTTAGTTATTACATTTGCTTGTTTGACAACATCGATTGGCTTAGTTTCAGCTTGTGGAGAGTATTTTGTTAAACTTATGCCAAGTTTGTCCTATCGAGTTGTAATCGCGATTTTATGCTTATTCAGTTTAACGATGGCAAATATGGGTCTTTCCCAATTAATTGCTTTTTCTTTACCAATTCTCATTGCTATTTATCCAATAGCAATGGTGCTAATACTTCTTTCCTTTATTGATAAAATAATTCATTCAAACGTTTATATCGGAGCTATTATTGGAGCAGCAATTGTCAGTATAGTTGATGGATTAGCAATAGCTAGTATTGAAATTACATTTTTACATGATTTATATGGATATATCCCTCTGTACAGTGAGGGTGTAGGCTGGCTAGTACCAGCAGTTATCGGCGGTATTATTGGCTATTTCATTGGTGAAAAAAAATAA
- a CDS encoding alpha/beta-type small acid-soluble spore protein — MQNNNSNNSNQLVVPGVQQALDQMKYEIAQEFNVQLGPDATSRANGSVGGEITKRLVQMAEQQMNGTIQ; from the coding sequence ATGCAAAATAACAACAGTAACAACTCAAATCAATTAGTGGTACCTGGAGTTCAACAAGCACTAGACCAAATGAAGTATGAAATTGCACAGGAATTTAACGTACAGTTAGGTCCTGACGCTACTTCAAGAGCAAATGGTTCTGTAGGTGGCGAAATCACGAAGCGCCTTGTTCAAATGGCTGAGCAACAAATGAACGGCACGATTCAATAA
- a CDS encoding NAD(P)H-dependent flavin oxidoreductase: protein MFKNHVTELLKIEHPIIQAPMAGGITSSALVSAASNAGTLGMIGAGYMNASQIKQQIQEVRNMTKYNFGVNIFIPSEFTITENELQIANELLQPFRDELVIKDDNPQIATAEEGFSTFYEQVKVVRDEKVPVCSFTFGLPPKDIINELRENGTIVIGTATTVEEAILNEKAGMDIVVVQGSEAGGHRGTFTGDCDSGMIGLMSLIPQVADAVTIPVIAAGGIMDGRGLMAAFCLGAQAVQMGSAFLTCKESGAHQVYKKALLEAKENDTTLTKAFSGKSARGIQNEFIEKMKDIECELPSYPVQNTLTSAIRKASVGQNNPQYMSLWSGQSPRLAKDQTVDDLVTNVMKQANVLLKK, encoded by the coding sequence ATGTTTAAAAACCATGTAACAGAACTTTTAAAGATAGAACACCCAATCATTCAAGCACCTATGGCAGGTGGCATTACATCCTCGGCTTTAGTAAGTGCAGCATCGAATGCAGGTACATTAGGCATGATTGGCGCTGGTTATATGAATGCAAGCCAAATTAAACAACAGATTCAAGAAGTTCGCAATATGACGAAATATAATTTTGGTGTCAATATCTTTATACCAAGTGAGTTTACAATTACTGAAAATGAGTTACAGATAGCAAATGAGTTATTACAACCTTTTCGAGACGAATTAGTGATAAAGGATGATAACCCCCAAATTGCTACTGCTGAGGAGGGTTTTTCAACTTTTTATGAGCAAGTGAAGGTAGTGAGAGATGAGAAGGTTCCAGTATGTTCGTTTACTTTTGGATTACCGCCAAAAGACATAATTAACGAATTAAGAGAAAATGGAACTATCGTAATCGGAACAGCAACAACTGTTGAAGAAGCGATTCTTAATGAAAAAGCGGGAATGGATATAGTTGTCGTTCAAGGAAGTGAAGCTGGTGGACATCGAGGGACATTTACTGGAGACTGTGATAGCGGAATGATTGGCCTCATGTCACTCATCCCGCAAGTAGCTGATGCTGTAACGATACCGGTTATTGCAGCAGGTGGAATTATGGATGGGCGTGGTTTAATGGCTGCTTTTTGCCTAGGGGCACAAGCAGTTCAAATGGGCTCAGCATTCCTTACGTGCAAAGAAAGTGGTGCACACCAAGTATATAAAAAGGCACTTCTTGAAGCAAAAGAAAACGATACTACTTTGACAAAAGCTTTTTCGGGTAAATCAGCAAGAGGTATTCAAAATGAATTCATTGAAAAAATGAAAGATATTGAATGCGAACTTCCTAGTTATCCAGTGCAAAACACCCTGACAAGCGCTATTCGAAAAGCATCAGTAGGTCAAAATAACCCACAGTACATGTCATTGTGGTCAGGGCAAAGCCCAAGACTAGCAAAGGATCAAACAGTTGACGATTTAGTAACAAATGTGATGAAGCAAGCTAATGTATTACTGAAAAAGTAA
- a CDS encoding MerR family transcriptional regulator: protein MSDVKRYTTKEVAKKLRLQVGKLKEWEDNFNTILYIQRSKTGARMYTEYEIDMLSKIKILKDKNVKDEDIRYILEGNSIDEIQEEFVSVDTSSVQEEANENYSNMIALHEETVGHVESLKDSFSLLKDEFLNEVKEELKSEIKKEIQIGQKQSKTVLENYSQCIVETTNNTYEEINKLRTNIEKDEEEKLYIQHKLEEREELFQQFVTDYREVAASKVEENTKRNWLQWVSFFSKNKKENSIDFS from the coding sequence ATGTCAGATGTAAAAAGGTATACAACGAAAGAAGTGGCTAAGAAATTAAGGCTTCAAGTAGGTAAGTTAAAAGAGTGGGAAGACAACTTTAATACGATCTTATATATTCAACGTAGTAAGACGGGTGCGAGAATGTATACGGAGTATGAGATTGACATGCTAAGTAAGATTAAAATCTTAAAGGACAAGAATGTAAAGGATGAGGATATTAGATATATTTTAGAAGGAAATAGTATAGATGAAATTCAAGAAGAATTTGTAAGTGTTGATACTTCTAGTGTACAAGAAGAAGCAAATGAAAATTATAGTAATATGATTGCTCTACATGAAGAAACGGTTGGACATGTAGAAAGTTTAAAAGATTCTTTTTCATTATTAAAGGACGAATTTCTTAATGAAGTGAAAGAAGAACTAAAGAGTGAAATAAAGAAAGAAATTCAAATTGGTCAGAAGCAAAGTAAAACGGTTCTTGAAAATTACTCGCAATGTATTGTAGAAACAACGAACAATACGTATGAAGAAATTAATAAACTAAGAACGAATATAGAGAAGGATGAAGAAGAGAAATTGTATATTCAACATAAGCTAGAAGAGAGAGAAGAACTCTTTCAGCAATTTGTAACTGATTACAGAGAAGTTGCTGCTTCTAAGGTAGAAGAAAATACTAAGAGGAACTGGCTACAATGGGTATCATTTTTCTCGAAAAACAAAAAAGAAAACTCAATTGATTTTTCTTAA
- a CDS encoding alpha/beta-type small acid-soluble spore protein — MQNNNSNNSNQLVVPGVQQALDQMKYEIAQEFNVQLGPDATSRANGSVGGEITKRLVQMAEQQMNGTIQ; from the coding sequence ATGCAAAACAACAACAGTAACAACTCAAATCAATTAGTGGTACCTGGAGTTCAGCAAGCACTAGACCAAATGAAGTATGAAATTGCACAGGAATTTAACGTACAGTTAGGTCCTGATGCTACTTCAAGAGCAAATGGTTCTGTAGGTGGCGAAATTACGAAGCGTCTTGTTCAAATGGCTGAACAGCAAATGAACGGCACTATTCAATAG